A genomic region of Zea mays cultivar B73 chromosome 6, Zm-B73-REFERENCE-NAM-5.0, whole genome shotgun sequence contains the following coding sequences:
- the LOC100383420 gene encoding protein MEI2-like 3-like isoform X2, which produces MVIASGAVDRGHLSPIAPLSESPSSSSFFSQDLVPTERQVGFWKSSESMVDHKGSKPIFTSPLDKAHPIGSSPAGGLEHQRGQAFKGKLGMLNLGNLVDQQENAPGIPSISWGDVLSTSRSSLGLSTGGTAFVEPPSADQHVQDYGDCFSSSSFTEVFGRKSRLMASGVYGQSAGANDSGYDGDEPLGSMKEMEAQTIGDLLPDDDDLMSGIIDGFEYTGLSNQDDADEDIFYTGGGLELEHDDSNNVDKFRDVSFKIQLSEKHSIDKHHSRALIVKNINPGIEGSDLRALFQQYGDVQTFDTSCKSHGIVTVSYYDIRAAQDAVRAVHNKPLGLMKLDVQFSLPKENVPNKDPNNGTLVVSLIDSSISSHDLLQKFSVYGDVKEIYKSPTSCNKKFVEFYDIRAAQEALNDLNKGEISCSQIKVEHSFSGGAGSCFAEQYSGEQKQNAVAHQLKNSPPGTIGKLDTKSWDSSTVHNLYSPVRPQHDKSQHGFSVNPPQKLSSPIRIESTQQHSNQTAFGEHSGSLGHGNFGGGLQAFHPHSLPECHNGICNGYNSMTLNARNSNFRFTEGIDYNNHKVDHSDLHGHSSDQNEAIRVAGIGSCPLHGHHYTWSNSNGFPQSPSAPMMWPNFQQPVHMHCYPAMPPHIRRSAAHPMDQHHLGSAPNSVGGFANAHSFHPGSLESVGFPGSPQLYPSDLSVFASARGNYRETMFSAISAGFPSIQQILHATNGRNPMMHVSTSYDATNDRIRSRRHDGNAAQSENKKQFELDLDRIAKGEDSRTTLMIKNIPNKYTSKLLLAVIDENHRGTYDFIYLPIDFKNKCNVGYAFINMTDPQQIVPFYKTFNGKKWEKFNSEKVASLAYARIQGRNALIAHFQNSSLMNEEKWCRPMLFHKDGPNAGDQEPFPVGNNVRSRSGRNRPLSSGSETTKEASPSTSPN; this is translated from the exons ATGGTGATAGCGTCGGGAGCCGTTGACAGGGGCCACCTGTCCCCGATTGCTCCCCTGTCAGAGTCGCCGTCGTCCTCATCATTCTTCTCCCAGGATCTCGTCCCCACTGAG AGGCAAGTTGGATTCTGGAAATCGTCAGAGTCAATGGTCGATCACAAAG GGAGCAAGCCTATTTTCACTTCTCCACTCGATAAGGCCCATCCCATAGGCTCAAGTCCTGCAGGTGGTCTGGAACATCAACGAGGTCAAGCCTTCAAGGGGAAGCTGGGCATGCTTAACCTTGGTAATTTGGTGGACCAACAAGAAAATGCTCCTGGCATACCTTCGATTTCTTGGGGTGATGTCCTCAGTACCTCCAGGTCCAGTCTTGGCTTGTCTACAGGAGGGACGGCTTTTGTTGAACCACCCAGTGCTGATCAACATGTGCAAGACTATGGAGACTGCTTTTCATCCAGCTCCTTCACTGAAGTCTTCGGTAGAAAat CAAGATTGATGGCAAGTGGCGTTTATGGCCAATCAGCTGGTGCAAATGATTCCGGTTATGACGGAGATGAACCTCTAGGGTCCATGAAAGAAATGGAAGCTCAAACTATTGGTGATCTCCTTCCTGATGACGATGACCTGATGTCGGGAATTATTGATGGCTTTGAATACACCGGCTTGTCTAACCAGGATGATGCCGATGAAGATATATTCTACACTGGAGGAGGTTTGGAGCTAGAGCATGATGATTCCAACAACGTCGACAAATTTCGTGATGTGTCCTTCAAGATTCAACTTTCTGAGAAGCACTCTATCGATAAACACCATTCCAGAGCTCTTATTGTAAAAAATATTAATCCAGGCATCGAGGGTTCTGATTTAAGGGCTCTGTTTCAG CAATATGGGGACGTACAGACATTCGACACATCCTGCAAGAGCCATGGAATTGTTACAGTGTCTTACTATGACATTAGAGCTGCACAGGACGCAGTGAGAGCAGTCCATAACAAACCTCTGGGGCTGATGAAACTTGATGTTCAATTTTCCCTTCCTAAG GAAAATGTTCCAAACAAAGATCCCAACAATGGAACACTGGTGGTATCTCTTATTGACTCTTCCATCTCCAGCCATGATCTTCTCCAAAAATTTAGTGTTTATGGCGATGTCAAGGAG ATTTACAAGTCTCCTACAAGCTGCAATAAGAAATTTGTAGAATTCTATGATATCAGAGCAGCACAAGAAGCACTGAATGACCTCAACAAGGGTGAAATATCATGCTCACAAATCAAAGTTGAGCATAGCTTTTCTGGAGGAGCAGGATCTTG CTTCGCAGAGCAATATTCAGGAGAACAGAAGCAAAATGCCGTAGCTCACCAACTTAAGAACTCTCCACCTGGGACCATTG GGAAGTTAGATACTAAGAGTTGGGACAGCAGCACTGTTCATAATTTATATTCTCCAGTTAGACCGCAACACGATAAATCACAACATGGCTTCTCTGTGAATCCTCCTCAGAAGTTGTCATCGCCTATCAGAATTGAATCTACACAGCAGCATAGTAATCAAACTGCTTTTGGTGAACATAGTGGATCTCTTGGTCATGGCAACTTTGGAGGTGGGCTGCAAGCCTTCCACCCGCACTCACTGCCAGAGTGTCACAATGGTATTTGCAATGGCTATAACTCCATGACATTAAATGCAAGGAATTCTAACTTCAGATTTACTGAAGGAATAGACTACAATAATCACAAAGTTGACCACAGTGACCTTCATGGTCATTCCTCTGATCAAAATGAAG CAATTAGAGTTGCTGGAATTGGAAGTTGCCCCCTTCATGGACATCACTATACCTGGAGTAACTCAAATGGTTTTCCTCAAAGCCCCTCTGCTCCAATGATGTGGCCTAACTTTCAGCAACCAGTGCATATGCATTGCTACCCTGCTATGCCTCCTCACATCCGGCGCAGTGCTGCCCATCCTATGGACCAACATCACTTGGGTTCAGCTCCAAACAGTGTTGGTGGTTTTGCAAATGCACACTCTTTTCATCCAGGATCCCTTGAAAGCGTAGGGTTTCCTGGCAGCCCTCAGCTGTATCCATCAGATCTCTCTGTATTTGCATCTGCCAGAGGAAATTACAGGGAGACCATGTTCTCTGCCATAAGTGCCGGGTTTCCATCAATTCAGCAAATTCTTCATGCGACCAACGGAAGGAATCCTATGATGCACGTCTCCACCTCATATGACGCCACTAATGATCGCATAAGGAGCCGCAGGCATGATGGAAATGCTGCCCAGTCTGAAAACAAGAAGCAGTTTGAGCTGGACCTTGACCGCATAGCTAAGGGTGAAGACTCGCGCACCACACTGATGATAAAAAACATTCCTAACAA GTACACCAGTAAGCTGCTTTTGGCTGTCATTGATGAGAATCACCGAGGAACTTATGATTTCATCTACCTTCCAATTGATTTTAAG AATAAATGTAACGTGGGATATGCATTCATCAATATGACGGATCCACAGCAGATAGTTCCATTTTACAAG ACATTCAACGGCAAGAAATGGGAGAAGTTCAATAGTGAGAAAGTGGCATCACTTGCGTACGCCAGAATCCAGGGAAGGAACGCTTTGATTGCTCATTTCCAGAATTCTAGCCTGATGAATGAAGAGAAATGGTGCCGCCCTATGCTTTTCCACAAAGATGGCCCGAACGCAGGAGACCAG GAACCATTCCCTGTGGGTAACAATGTTCGTTCTCGGTCCGGGAGGAACAGACCACTTAGCAGTGGTTCGGAGACTACCAAAGAGGCAAGTCCATCAACCTCTCCTAACTGA
- the LOC100383420 gene encoding protein MEI2-like 3-like isoform X1: protein MVIASGAVDRGHLSPIAPLSESPSSSSFFSQDLVPTERQVGFWKSSESMVDHKGSKPIFTSPLDKAHPIGSSPAGGLEHQRGQAFKGKLGMLNLGNLVDQQENAPGIPSISWGDVLSTSRSSLGLSTGGTAFVEPPSADQHVQDYGDCFSSSSFTEVFGRKSARLMASGVYGQSAGANDSGYDGDEPLGSMKEMEAQTIGDLLPDDDDLMSGIIDGFEYTGLSNQDDADEDIFYTGGGLELEHDDSNNVDKFRDVSFKIQLSEKHSIDKHHSRALIVKNINPGIEGSDLRALFQQYGDVQTFDTSCKSHGIVTVSYYDIRAAQDAVRAVHNKPLGLMKLDVQFSLPKENVPNKDPNNGTLVVSLIDSSISSHDLLQKFSVYGDVKEIYKSPTSCNKKFVEFYDIRAAQEALNDLNKGEISCSQIKVEHSFSGGAGSCFAEQYSGEQKQNAVAHQLKNSPPGTIGKLDTKSWDSSTVHNLYSPVRPQHDKSQHGFSVNPPQKLSSPIRIESTQQHSNQTAFGEHSGSLGHGNFGGGLQAFHPHSLPECHNGICNGYNSMTLNARNSNFRFTEGIDYNNHKVDHSDLHGHSSDQNEAIRVAGIGSCPLHGHHYTWSNSNGFPQSPSAPMMWPNFQQPVHMHCYPAMPPHIRRSAAHPMDQHHLGSAPNSVGGFANAHSFHPGSLESVGFPGSPQLYPSDLSVFASARGNYRETMFSAISAGFPSIQQILHATNGRNPMMHVSTSYDATNDRIRSRRHDGNAAQSENKKQFELDLDRIAKGEDSRTTLMIKNIPNKYTSKLLLAVIDENHRGTYDFIYLPIDFKNKCNVGYAFINMTDPQQIVPFYKTFNGKKWEKFNSEKVASLAYARIQGRNALIAHFQNSSLMNEEKWCRPMLFHKDGPNAGDQEPFPVGNNVRSRSGRNRPLSSGSETTKEASPSTSPN from the exons ATGGTGATAGCGTCGGGAGCCGTTGACAGGGGCCACCTGTCCCCGATTGCTCCCCTGTCAGAGTCGCCGTCGTCCTCATCATTCTTCTCCCAGGATCTCGTCCCCACTGAG AGGCAAGTTGGATTCTGGAAATCGTCAGAGTCAATGGTCGATCACAAAG GGAGCAAGCCTATTTTCACTTCTCCACTCGATAAGGCCCATCCCATAGGCTCAAGTCCTGCAGGTGGTCTGGAACATCAACGAGGTCAAGCCTTCAAGGGGAAGCTGGGCATGCTTAACCTTGGTAATTTGGTGGACCAACAAGAAAATGCTCCTGGCATACCTTCGATTTCTTGGGGTGATGTCCTCAGTACCTCCAGGTCCAGTCTTGGCTTGTCTACAGGAGGGACGGCTTTTGTTGAACCACCCAGTGCTGATCAACATGTGCAAGACTATGGAGACTGCTTTTCATCCAGCTCCTTCACTGAAGTCTTCGGTAGAAAat CAGCAAGATTGATGGCAAGTGGCGTTTATGGCCAATCAGCTGGTGCAAATGATTCCGGTTATGACGGAGATGAACCTCTAGGGTCCATGAAAGAAATGGAAGCTCAAACTATTGGTGATCTCCTTCCTGATGACGATGACCTGATGTCGGGAATTATTGATGGCTTTGAATACACCGGCTTGTCTAACCAGGATGATGCCGATGAAGATATATTCTACACTGGAGGAGGTTTGGAGCTAGAGCATGATGATTCCAACAACGTCGACAAATTTCGTGATGTGTCCTTCAAGATTCAACTTTCTGAGAAGCACTCTATCGATAAACACCATTCCAGAGCTCTTATTGTAAAAAATATTAATCCAGGCATCGAGGGTTCTGATTTAAGGGCTCTGTTTCAG CAATATGGGGACGTACAGACATTCGACACATCCTGCAAGAGCCATGGAATTGTTACAGTGTCTTACTATGACATTAGAGCTGCACAGGACGCAGTGAGAGCAGTCCATAACAAACCTCTGGGGCTGATGAAACTTGATGTTCAATTTTCCCTTCCTAAG GAAAATGTTCCAAACAAAGATCCCAACAATGGAACACTGGTGGTATCTCTTATTGACTCTTCCATCTCCAGCCATGATCTTCTCCAAAAATTTAGTGTTTATGGCGATGTCAAGGAG ATTTACAAGTCTCCTACAAGCTGCAATAAGAAATTTGTAGAATTCTATGATATCAGAGCAGCACAAGAAGCACTGAATGACCTCAACAAGGGTGAAATATCATGCTCACAAATCAAAGTTGAGCATAGCTTTTCTGGAGGAGCAGGATCTTG CTTCGCAGAGCAATATTCAGGAGAACAGAAGCAAAATGCCGTAGCTCACCAACTTAAGAACTCTCCACCTGGGACCATTG GGAAGTTAGATACTAAGAGTTGGGACAGCAGCACTGTTCATAATTTATATTCTCCAGTTAGACCGCAACACGATAAATCACAACATGGCTTCTCTGTGAATCCTCCTCAGAAGTTGTCATCGCCTATCAGAATTGAATCTACACAGCAGCATAGTAATCAAACTGCTTTTGGTGAACATAGTGGATCTCTTGGTCATGGCAACTTTGGAGGTGGGCTGCAAGCCTTCCACCCGCACTCACTGCCAGAGTGTCACAATGGTATTTGCAATGGCTATAACTCCATGACATTAAATGCAAGGAATTCTAACTTCAGATTTACTGAAGGAATAGACTACAATAATCACAAAGTTGACCACAGTGACCTTCATGGTCATTCCTCTGATCAAAATGAAG CAATTAGAGTTGCTGGAATTGGAAGTTGCCCCCTTCATGGACATCACTATACCTGGAGTAACTCAAATGGTTTTCCTCAAAGCCCCTCTGCTCCAATGATGTGGCCTAACTTTCAGCAACCAGTGCATATGCATTGCTACCCTGCTATGCCTCCTCACATCCGGCGCAGTGCTGCCCATCCTATGGACCAACATCACTTGGGTTCAGCTCCAAACAGTGTTGGTGGTTTTGCAAATGCACACTCTTTTCATCCAGGATCCCTTGAAAGCGTAGGGTTTCCTGGCAGCCCTCAGCTGTATCCATCAGATCTCTCTGTATTTGCATCTGCCAGAGGAAATTACAGGGAGACCATGTTCTCTGCCATAAGTGCCGGGTTTCCATCAATTCAGCAAATTCTTCATGCGACCAACGGAAGGAATCCTATGATGCACGTCTCCACCTCATATGACGCCACTAATGATCGCATAAGGAGCCGCAGGCATGATGGAAATGCTGCCCAGTCTGAAAACAAGAAGCAGTTTGAGCTGGACCTTGACCGCATAGCTAAGGGTGAAGACTCGCGCACCACACTGATGATAAAAAACATTCCTAACAA GTACACCAGTAAGCTGCTTTTGGCTGTCATTGATGAGAATCACCGAGGAACTTATGATTTCATCTACCTTCCAATTGATTTTAAG AATAAATGTAACGTGGGATATGCATTCATCAATATGACGGATCCACAGCAGATAGTTCCATTTTACAAG ACATTCAACGGCAAGAAATGGGAGAAGTTCAATAGTGAGAAAGTGGCATCACTTGCGTACGCCAGAATCCAGGGAAGGAACGCTTTGATTGCTCATTTCCAGAATTCTAGCCTGATGAATGAAGAGAAATGGTGCCGCCCTATGCTTTTCCACAAAGATGGCCCGAACGCAGGAGACCAG GAACCATTCCCTGTGGGTAACAATGTTCGTTCTCGGTCCGGGAGGAACAGACCACTTAGCAGTGGTTCGGAGACTACCAAAGAGGCAAGTCCATCAACCTCTCCTAACTGA